In Massilia violaceinigra, one DNA window encodes the following:
- a CDS encoding DJ-1/PfpI family protein, giving the protein MTGFTRLVLIALASLAFTGPTSAQEGAPVVAPAAASIEPTEKISTYAPRFGRTRPVIAVIGENSGTVMSDFVLPYGVLARSGLADVVSVATQPGLLQLPPLQIQPDNTVAEFDQRYPDGADYVVVPALKKNDDPTLLAWVGAQAAKGATMVSICNGSIVLAKAGLTRGHRATGHWSTHQSRVAAYPDTVWVKNTRYVADGKIVSSAGISAAIPTALALVEAIGGTERAQVLATQLGVGDWGSVHNSDAFRITFGDRVTAVTSYFLRPSQDIGIPVAPGVDEMALSLAADAYTATLRTRVHALAQSGAPVRTRNGLMLIPDMVAGQGKPLDWVLPEFDATPSARVLDKALDDITTRYGTAAARFVVLEAEYPWQGR; this is encoded by the coding sequence ATGACTGGATTCACGCGCCTCGTGCTTATCGCACTTGCCTCCCTTGCCTTTACGGGTCCCACGTCGGCCCAGGAGGGCGCGCCCGTCGTGGCGCCGGCCGCGGCCAGCATCGAGCCCACCGAAAAAATCAGCACCTACGCGCCGCGCTTCGGGCGCACCCGCCCAGTCATCGCGGTTATTGGCGAAAATAGCGGCACGGTGATGTCCGACTTCGTGCTCCCCTACGGCGTGCTGGCCCGATCCGGCCTGGCCGATGTCGTCAGCGTGGCCACGCAGCCAGGTCTGCTGCAACTGCCCCCACTGCAAATCCAGCCGGACAATACCGTCGCCGAATTCGACCAGCGCTATCCCGACGGCGCCGATTACGTCGTCGTCCCGGCCTTGAAAAAGAACGATGACCCGACCCTGCTGGCCTGGGTCGGCGCCCAGGCGGCCAAAGGCGCGACGATGGTCAGCATTTGCAACGGCTCGATCGTGCTGGCCAAGGCCGGCCTCACGCGCGGCCACCGCGCGACCGGCCACTGGAGCACCCACCAGTCGCGCGTGGCGGCCTATCCGGATACGGTCTGGGTGAAGAACACGCGCTATGTCGCCGATGGAAAAATCGTATCGAGTGCCGGCATCAGCGCGGCGATACCGACTGCCCTGGCACTGGTCGAAGCCATTGGCGGCACCGAACGCGCGCAGGTCCTGGCCACGCAGCTCGGCGTCGGCGACTGGGGCAGCGTGCACAATAGCGACGCGTTTCGCATCACCTTCGGCGACCGCGTGACGGCCGTCACCTCGTATTTTCTGCGCCCAAGCCAGGATATCGGCATTCCCGTCGCCCCCGGCGTGGACGAAATGGCGCTCTCGCTCGCCGCCGACGCCTACACCGCCACCCTGCGCACGCGCGTCCACGCGCTCGCGCAGTCCGGCGCGCCGGTCAGGACGCGCAACGGCTTGATGCTGATTCCCGACATGGTCGCAGGCCAGGGCAAGCCGCTCGACTGGGTGCTGCCCGAGTTCGACGCCACGCCTTCAGCCCGGGTACTCGACAAAGCGCTCGACGACATCACCACCCGCTACGGCACGGCGGCCGCCCGTTTCGTCGTGCTGGAAGCGGAGTATCCGTGGCAGGGGCGATAA
- a CDS encoding UvrD-helicase domain-containing protein: protein MKILEYSNFCPPRNKAHYDKVRQAIERDDFRAVDVKKLTNLTHAKIYRAKLDHADRLLFSTIRYRGEVYALLLEVIEQHDYDKSRFMRGARIDENSIAAADAGEAITQAAPVPYLHPQRRQVHWLDKVMSFDDAQQAVYVQNAPLIIVGSAGSGKTALTLEKMKQAQGDVLYVTHSAYLAQSARDLYYADGFEQAGQEATFLSYREFLESVRVPHGREATWRDFSAWFARMRQQFKGIDAHQAFEEIRGVLAADAAGVLTREQYRALGTRQSIFGAAERDTLYDLFERYCAWLQQARLFDLNLVAHDWRPEVQPRYDFVVVDEVQDLTVAQLALVLQALRKPGQFLLCGDSNQIVHPNFFSWSKVKSLFWRDPELAERQQLQVLRANFRNGTQVTRVANTLLKIKHRRFGSIDRESNFLVDAVNQEAGTVSLLADSDSARRDLNAQTRRSTRFAVLVLRDEDKEEAKKHFDTPLIFSVHEAKGLEYDSIVLFRFISDNRARFGEIAEGISAADIASDDLQYSRARDKSDKSLEIYKFYINALYVALTRSIRHVYLVESDAAHPLVRLLDIAQAGAAPKHDAPASSLEDWQKEARKLTLQGKQEQADAIERLILKSAPVPWPVFDEARLRESLSKVFREHAPGSKHKGQLYEYAACFDEPVLADVLAGCAGYAQAYNFRKLGATLGRRHFMPYFARNIKDVLRLCDKHGVEHRTPMNQTPLMAAAAAGNVPLIEALLARGADTSATDHLGRNALHWAMATALRDSAYAAGPFGAVVQLVAPPCIDVIAGDRLVRIDRRQSEYVLFQTMWVLFKSCFGRADASDRGSFDAGMLLAAYEKWPPTVVAPERGKRAFISGVLARNEVSRDYAYNRRLFKRLSTGRYQFNPALALRQPGQEGDGWHAAFALLNLPLIKELADPGYADYIDSLLKLAGMPLAGEPLWQAAIMRHAGHAS, encoded by the coding sequence ATGAAAATTCTTGAGTACAGCAATTTTTGCCCGCCCCGCAACAAAGCCCACTACGACAAGGTCCGGCAGGCCATCGAGCGCGACGACTTCCGTGCGGTCGATGTCAAGAAATTGACCAATCTGACCCACGCCAAGATCTATCGCGCCAAGCTCGACCACGCCGACCGCCTGCTGTTCTCCACCATCCGCTACCGCGGCGAAGTCTATGCGCTGCTGCTGGAAGTGATCGAACAGCACGACTACGACAAATCGCGCTTCATGCGCGGAGCCCGGATCGACGAAAACAGCATTGCCGCGGCCGACGCCGGCGAGGCCATCACGCAGGCGGCACCGGTTCCCTACCTGCATCCGCAACGGCGCCAGGTGCACTGGCTCGACAAGGTGATGTCGTTCGACGATGCGCAGCAGGCGGTCTACGTGCAGAACGCGCCCCTGATCATCGTCGGCAGCGCCGGCAGCGGCAAGACCGCGCTCACGCTCGAGAAAATGAAGCAGGCCCAGGGCGACGTCCTGTACGTGACCCACTCGGCCTATCTGGCGCAGTCCGCGCGCGATCTGTATTACGCCGACGGTTTCGAGCAGGCCGGCCAGGAAGCCACCTTCCTGTCCTACCGCGAGTTTCTCGAATCGGTCCGGGTCCCGCACGGCCGCGAGGCCACCTGGCGCGATTTCTCCGCCTGGTTCGCGCGCATGCGCCAGCAATTCAAGGGCATCGACGCCCACCAGGCATTCGAGGAAATCCGTGGCGTGCTCGCCGCCGACGCCGCCGGCGTGCTCACGCGCGAGCAATACCGCGCGCTCGGCACGCGCCAGTCGATCTTCGGCGCGGCCGAACGCGATACCCTGTACGATTTGTTCGAGCGCTACTGCGCATGGCTACAACAGGCCCGGCTGTTCGACCTGAACCTGGTGGCGCATGACTGGCGGCCCGAGGTGCAGCCGCGCTACGACTTCGTGGTGGTCGACGAGGTGCAGGACCTGACCGTGGCGCAACTGGCGCTGGTGCTCCAGGCGCTCAGGAAGCCGGGCCAGTTCCTGCTGTGCGGCGACTCGAACCAGATCGTGCACCCGAACTTTTTCTCCTGGAGCAAAGTCAAATCCCTCTTCTGGCGCGATCCCGAACTGGCCGAGCGGCAGCAGTTGCAGGTGTTGCGCGCCAATTTCAGGAACGGCACGCAAGTGACGCGGGTGGCCAACACGCTCCTGAAAATCAAGCACCGGCGCTTCGGCTCGATCGATCGCGAGAGCAATTTCCTGGTCGATGCTGTCAACCAGGAAGCGGGCACGGTCAGCCTGCTGGCCGACAGCGACAGCGCGCGGCGCGACCTGAACGCGCAAACGCGCCGTTCCACCCGCTTTGCGGTGCTGGTGCTGCGCGACGAGGACAAGGAGGAAGCGAAAAAGCACTTCGACACGCCGCTGATCTTTTCGGTCCACGAGGCCAAGGGCCTCGAGTACGACAGCATTGTGCTGTTCCGCTTCATCTCCGACAACCGGGCCCGCTTCGGCGAGATCGCCGAGGGCATCAGCGCGGCCGACATCGCCAGTGACGATCTGCAGTACAGCCGTGCCAGGGACAAGTCCGACAAGTCGCTCGAAATCTACAAGTTCTACATCAATGCCCTGTATGTGGCCCTGACCCGGTCGATCCGCCATGTGTACCTGGTCGAATCGGACGCCGCGCATCCGCTGGTGCGCCTGCTCGATATCGCGCAGGCGGGCGCGGCGCCCAAACACGATGCGCCCGCGTCCAGCCTGGAAGACTGGCAAAAAGAAGCGCGCAAGCTTACCCTGCAGGGCAAGCAGGAGCAAGCCGACGCGATCGAGCGCCTGATCCTCAAGAGCGCCCCGGTGCCCTGGCCGGTGTTCGACGAGGCCAGGTTGCGCGAGAGCCTGTCCAAGGTATTCCGCGAGCATGCCCCCGGCAGCAAGCACAAGGGCCAGCTGTACGAGTATGCAGCCTGCTTCGACGAACCGGTCCTGGCCGACGTGCTGGCAGGCTGTGCCGGCTACGCGCAGGCGTACAATTTTCGCAAGCTCGGTGCAACACTCGGGCGGCGCCACTTCATGCCCTATTTCGCGCGCAACATCAAGGATGTGCTGCGGCTGTGCGACAAGCATGGCGTCGAGCATCGCACGCCGATGAACCAGACGCCCCTGATGGCGGCGGCGGCGGCCGGCAACGTCCCCCTCATCGAGGCATTGCTGGCGCGCGGCGCCGACACCTCCGCCACCGACCACCTGGGCCGCAACGCGCTGCACTGGGCCATGGCCACCGCCCTGCGCGACAGTGCCTACGCGGCCGGTCCCTTCGGCGCCGTGGTCCAGTTGGTGGCACCGCCCTGCATCGACGTCATTGCCGGTGATCGCCTGGTGCGCATCGACCGCCGTCAATCCGAGTATGTGCTGTTTCAAACCATGTGGGTACTGTTCAAGTCCTGCTTTGGCCGGGCCGACGCCAGCGACCGCGGCAGCTTCGATGCCGGCATGCTGCTGGCCGCCTACGAAAAGTGGCCACCCACGGTCGTGGCGCCGGAACGGGGCAAGCGCGCCTTTATCTCGGGCGTACTGGCGCGTAACGAGGTCAGCCGCGACTACGCGTATAACCGGCGCCTGTTCAAACGCTTGTCGACCGGGCGCTACCAGTTCAATCCGGCACTGGCGCTGCGCCAGCCGGGCCAGGAAGGCGATGGCTGGCATGCCGCGTTTGCCCTGCTCAACCTGCCCCTGATCAAGGAGCTGGCCGATCCCGGCTACGCCGATTACATCGACTCCCTGCTCAAGCTTGCCGGAATGCCCCTCGCGGGTGAACCGCTGTGGCAAGCGGCCATCATGCGGCACGCCGGTCACGCGTCCTGA
- a CDS encoding XRE family transcriptional regulator: MTYDEFRRHIGKAGLTVHAFADLVKMNRISLSNYKQGDVPSHLAVIASLLGAMADGQTDFRSVLSNIDIAPKKPRGAGIGKFGGDKQEGLDLFTQGDSHG, from the coding sequence ATGACTTACGATGAATTTCGCCGACATATCGGTAAAGCCGGGCTGACCGTGCACGCGTTCGCTGATTTAGTGAAGATGAACCGCATCTCCCTCTCGAACTACAAACAGGGGGACGTGCCGTCGCATCTGGCGGTCATTGCGTCTCTGCTGGGGGCAATGGCCGACGGGCAGACGGATTTTCGCAGCGTATTGTCCAATATTGATATCGCACCGAAGAAGCCGCGTGGTGCCGGCATAGGCAAGTTTGGCGGCGATAAACAGGAAGGGTTGGATTTGTTCACTCAGGGAGATAGTCATGGATGA
- a CDS encoding site-specific DNA-methyltransferase, translating to MDDLGSAPLDGHGDAAGKEAISDMKSSSSVLNKSMQRVAKWSSGQADTGNALIHGDNLAVLNMLAKTHAGQVRCVYLDPPYNNGESYQHYFDSMGHEEWLQSVSARLEKIKLLLRTDGSVWISIDDSELHYLKVAADAVFGRGNFVGTIIWERRTTRENRKVLSRNHEYLLVYAKNIATWSKSRNSLPLTDEVKSRYKNLDEDPRGPWQSVSANVQEGHATPQQYYSLKAPNGKLHSPPKGRCWGFSEQRMIEEIAKNNVWFGRDGNAVPRLKQFIANRTAGLTPETLWRADDVGTTSQAKKHLLALFKEISLFDTPKPEHLIQRILQISTDPGDLILDPYLGSGTTAAVAHKMNRSYLGIEIGEHIKTHCTHRLQQVIAGESGGISGLMDWKGGGGFDFYRI from the coding sequence ATGGATGACCTAGGCAGCGCCCCCCTCGACGGGCATGGGGACGCCGCTGGCAAGGAAGCAATTTCGGACATGAAATCTTCGAGCAGCGTACTCAACAAATCTATGCAGCGCGTCGCCAAGTGGTCTTCGGGCCAGGCGGATACCGGTAATGCCCTGATTCATGGCGACAACCTGGCCGTGCTCAACATGTTGGCCAAAACGCATGCCGGGCAAGTGCGGTGCGTTTACCTCGACCCGCCGTATAACAACGGCGAAAGTTATCAGCACTATTTTGACAGCATGGGCCATGAGGAATGGTTGCAATCGGTGTCGGCCAGGCTTGAGAAAATCAAACTGCTTTTACGCACGGACGGAAGCGTCTGGATATCGATCGACGACTCCGAGCTGCACTACCTCAAGGTTGCTGCCGATGCCGTGTTTGGCAGGGGAAATTTCGTCGGCACGATCATTTGGGAACGCAGAACGACGAGAGAAAACCGGAAAGTTTTGTCGCGAAACCATGAATATCTGCTGGTATACGCCAAGAACATTGCTACCTGGTCCAAGTCGCGGAACTCACTGCCCTTGACGGACGAGGTCAAGAGCCGTTACAAAAACCTGGATGAAGATCCGCGTGGTCCGTGGCAGTCGGTGTCGGCGAATGTCCAGGAGGGGCACGCGACGCCGCAGCAGTATTATTCGCTGAAGGCGCCCAACGGGAAATTGCACTCGCCGCCAAAGGGACGCTGCTGGGGATTTTCCGAACAGCGGATGATCGAGGAGATCGCCAAAAACAATGTGTGGTTCGGCCGGGATGGCAATGCGGTTCCGCGTCTGAAACAGTTCATTGCAAATCGTACCGCCGGCCTCACGCCTGAAACGCTGTGGCGAGCTGACGATGTGGGGACGACGAGTCAGGCAAAGAAACATTTGCTGGCGTTGTTTAAAGAAATTTCGCTGTTCGATACGCCCAAGCCGGAGCATTTGATTCAGCGCATCCTGCAAATCAGTACCGACCCGGGCGACCTGATTCTCGATCCCTATCTCGGATCGGGAACCACCGCGGCAGTCGCGCACAAGATGAACAGATCGTATTTGGGAATCGAGATCGGAGAGCATATTAAGACGCATTGTACTCACCGGTTGCAGCAGGTTATTGCGGGCGAATCGGGCGGAATTTCCGGGTTGATGGACTGGAAAGGCGGTGGTGGTTTTGATTTCTACCGCATCTAA
- a CDS encoding DNA adenine methylase: protein MVVLISTASKVQANGQLNAFRPIYYLGCKVSLTSAIRAAIDEVDPSGGRMVDLFAGTGVVASAMGASRDVTTVDVQEYSRVICSAVLRPPRLSAADTRRLSTDVAEGQFTTRLLWCLAPLMEHEHKSLIRAVQGDVDGLIELLEAPSLVLTEEFGFLDADSPLTEATSEVIRRMRAEGLWNAPETTVARNFGGVYFSYQQAALLDAALNVAARSGDDVKDALTAVAISTASTLVNTVGKQFAQPIQPRSKSGDIKAGLVKTVQRDRSIDMSASYKSWLQKYADLTPAAGAATMLRDDYLDALTAHGKDFSVVYADPPYTRDHYSRFYHVLETMCLRDNPQISRVKKKGETTFSRGIYREERHQSPFCIRSEAPRAFDLLFGAARAHDLPLVLSYSPHEAGDGTHPRVVSMAQVIDLANAHYKRVEISVVEGMSHNKLNHNNLNLAKREHAEILLKCFC, encoded by the coding sequence GTGGTGGTTTTGATTTCTACCGCATCTAAGGTTCAGGCAAATGGGCAGCTGAACGCATTTCGTCCTATTTACTACCTCGGTTGCAAGGTAAGTCTCACATCCGCAATCCGGGCCGCTATCGACGAGGTTGATCCGAGCGGCGGGCGGATGGTCGATCTCTTCGCCGGTACGGGCGTTGTCGCCAGCGCCATGGGGGCAAGCCGCGACGTCACCACGGTCGATGTGCAGGAGTATTCGCGCGTCATTTGTTCCGCCGTTCTGCGGCCGCCGCGCTTGTCCGCGGCGGACACGCGCAGGCTCTCCACTGACGTTGCCGAGGGGCAGTTTACGACGCGCCTTCTCTGGTGTCTTGCTCCGCTCATGGAGCACGAGCACAAGAGTTTGATTCGCGCCGTGCAGGGAGACGTTGACGGGCTGATCGAGCTACTCGAGGCGCCATCGCTTGTTCTGACTGAAGAATTCGGGTTCCTGGACGCGGATTCGCCCTTGACCGAGGCTACGTCGGAAGTGATCCGGCGGATGCGCGCCGAGGGATTATGGAATGCACCGGAGACGACTGTTGCCAGAAATTTCGGCGGCGTGTATTTTTCCTATCAGCAGGCTGCGCTATTGGATGCTGCACTCAATGTTGCCGCGCGTTCGGGCGACGACGTGAAGGATGCGTTGACTGCCGTGGCAATCAGTACGGCCAGTACCTTGGTGAACACGGTGGGAAAGCAATTTGCCCAACCGATTCAGCCACGATCGAAGTCGGGCGACATTAAAGCGGGTCTGGTCAAAACCGTTCAGCGTGACAGATCAATCGATATGTCCGCCAGTTATAAGTCGTGGCTGCAGAAGTACGCGGATCTGACCCCTGCCGCCGGAGCTGCGACCATGCTGCGCGACGATTATCTCGACGCGTTGACTGCGCACGGCAAGGATTTCTCGGTGGTGTATGCGGATCCGCCCTATACGCGCGATCATTACAGCCGCTTTTACCACGTGCTGGAAACGATGTGCCTTCGTGATAATCCGCAGATATCGCGCGTCAAAAAGAAGGGGGAAACGACGTTCAGCCGGGGAATATACCGCGAAGAGCGCCACCAGTCCCCCTTCTGCATCAGGTCCGAAGCGCCGCGCGCCTTCGATTTGCTCTTCGGCGCCGCCCGGGCGCACGATTTGCCGCTGGTACTTTCCTACTCGCCGCATGAGGCGGGCGACGGCACCCACCCGCGCGTCGTCTCCATGGCGCAGGTCATTGATCTGGCCAATGCGCACTACAAACGGGTGGAAATAAGCGTGGTTGAAGGGATGTCGCACAACAAACTCAATCATAACAACCTCAATCTCGCCAAGCGCGAGCACGCGGAGATTTTGCTGAAATGTTTTTGTTGA